From a single Lytechinus variegatus isolate NC3 chromosome 9, Lvar_3.0, whole genome shotgun sequence genomic region:
- the LOC121421217 gene encoding muscarinic acetylcholine receptor M2-like, translating to MDILNVSEISTGSSDLDMSEDIPKDTPGPEFSVAFLALIVFSGLTVTTNSLILAAFYVEKKLRTYTNCYIFNMTIADLVVGLFCMPILSTIHLFNGWPFGKVASILFMGFQNSILAVSVCGVVVVCIDRYLATFFPILHYQRRSIRKAVVVNMLTWVASFGVWMMVTSGWDFIKPTNLVISSGLSRPNYNLTYTASLLVFFLRFGLPFLLMTGLYIRIYFRVKNIGSKYLTKYFNRERGVEKGHAKSAPLRRPKDRRPPSPGELDGSKTSVTSIEETAISSVSLDMMSNAGATKGVENPQIGDEKFSNGIGGLASDGPTRTFKTMARDEEDNVKSRSNAISKEPKKESRTEGRKAMRTMSMIVLVFILTWLPTAVSVTMYALAPDFYRTISKSIRLSEITRWIAFSNSLVNPLAYAMAQPLFRKTIIKILRRCVNRKSQK from the coding sequence ATGGACATCTTGAATGTTTCGGAAATTTCTACGGGATCCTCGGATCTGGACATGAGTGAAGATATCCCCAAAGACACACCAGGGCCAGAGTTTAGTGTCGCCTTCCTAGCTCTGATCGTTTTCTCTGGACTGACTGTCACCACCAATAGTCTCATCCTGGCTGCCTTCTACGTCGAGAAGAAACTGCGGACATACACCAACTGCTACATCTTCAACATGACTATTGCAGATTTGGTCGTGGGACTATTCTGCATGCCCATACTTTCTACGATCCATCTCTTCAACGGTTGGCCCTTTGGGAAGGTGGCGAGCATTCTGTTCATGGGGTTCCAGAACTCGATCTTGGCTGTGTCCGTGTGTGGTGTTGTCGTGGTGTGCATTGATCGTTACTTAGCTACGTTCTTTCCCATCCTGCACTACCAGAGACGGAGTATCCGCAAGGCTGTGGTGGTCAACATGCTCACGTGGGTCGCATCATTCGGAGTCTGGATGATGGTCACGTCCGGTTGGGACTTCATCAAGCCAACCAACCTTGTCATCTCCTCTGGCCTCTCCAGACCAAACTACAACCTGACCTACACGGCAAGCCTTCTTGTATTCTTTCTGAGGTTCGGATTGCCGTTTCTTCTGATGACTGGTCTGTACATCCGAATTTACTTCCGTGTTAAAAACATCGGCAGTAAATACCTCACAAAGTATTTTAACAGGGAGAGGGGCGTTGAAAAAGGACATGCAAAATCCGCTCCCCTGAGAAGGCCTAAAGACAGGCGCCCTCCCAGCCCCGGTGAACTTGATGGATCGAAAACCTCAGTGACATCGATTGAAGAAACAGCTATCTCAAGTGTCTCTCTGGATATGATGAGCAATGCAGGAGCGACTAAGGGTGTCGAGAATCCACAGATCGGGGACGAAAAGTTTTCAAATGGAATTGGAGGCTTGGCCTCCGACGGTCCGACACGAACATTTAAGACCATGGCAAGAGACGAGGAAGATAATGTGAAGTCTCGGAGCAACGCTATTTCGAAGGAACCCAAGAAAGAATCAAGAACCGAAGGACGAAAGGCAATGCGGACCATGAGCATGATTGTCCTGGTGTTTATTCTGACCTGGCTACCAACGGCAGTCTCGGTCACCATGTACGCTCTGGCCCCTGATTTCTACCGAACCATCAGTAAGTCCATCAGGTTATCTGAGATAACACGTTGGATTGCCTTCAGCAACAGCCTGGTGAACCCTTTGGCTTATGCCATGGCTCAACCACTCTTCAGGAAAACCATCATCAAGATCCTACGGCGTTGTGTTAATAGAAAATCTCAGAAATAG